The following coding sequences lie in one Chionomys nivalis chromosome 8, mChiNiv1.1, whole genome shotgun sequence genomic window:
- the Lipn gene encoding lipase member N, with protein sequence MPMRWFFLTTACLIRGTLSVSGLWDLDNEVNPEVWMNASEIITYNGYPSEEYEVTTADGYILAINRIPHGRGQTEQTGPRPVVYLQHALFADNAYWLENFANGSLGFLLADAGYDVWMGNSRGNTWSRRHKTLSANEEKFWAFSFDEMAKYDLPGIIDFIVKKTGQEKLYFIGHSLGTTIGFVAFSTMPEVAQRIKMNFALGPVISFKYPTSIFTSFFLLPNSIIKHMFGTKGFFLEDKKAKASYIEVCNKKLLRPLCSEFMSLWAGFNKKNMNMSRLDVYMSHAPTGSSIQNILHIKQLYRSDEFRAYDWGSEAENMKHYNQSRPPIYDLTAMKVPTAIWAGGHDVLITPQDVARILPQITNLRYFKLFPDWNHFDFVWGLDAPQRLYSKIIGLMREYL encoded by the exons ATGCCTATGAGGTGGTTTTTCTTAACAACAGCCTGTTTGATACGTGGAACTCTAAGTGTTAGTGGACTCTGGGATCTTGACAATGAAGTGAATCCTGAAGTGTGGATGAATGCC AGTGAAATCATCACCTACAACGGCTATCCCAGTGAAGAGTATGAAGTCACCACCGCAGATGGGTACATTCTCGCCATCAACAGGATTCCTCATGGGAGAGGACAGACTGAGCAGACAG GTCCCCGGCCAGTTGTGTATCTGCAGCATGCCTTGTTTGCAGACAATGCCTATTGGCTTGAGAACTTTGCCAATGGAAGCCTTGGGTTCCTCTTAGCAGATGCAGGTTATGATGTGTGGATGGGAAACAGTCGGGGAAACACTTGGTCAAGAAGACACAAAACTCTCTCAGCAAATGAAGAGAAATTCTGGGCTTTTAG TTTTGATGAAATGGCCAAATATGACCTCCCAGGAATAATAGACTTCATTGTAAAGAAAACAGGTCAGGAGAAGTTGTACTTCATTGGACATTCACTCGGCACTACAATAG GGTTTGTAGCCTTTTCCACCATGCCTGAAGTGGCACAAAGAATCAAAATGAATTTTGCCTTGGGTCCTGTGATCTCATTCAAATATCCCACAAGCATTTTTAccagtttttttctacttccaaattCCATAATCAAG catATGTTTGGTACCAAAGGTTTCTTTTTAGAAGATAAGAAGGCAAAGGCATCTTACATCGAAGTCTGCAACAAAAAGCTACTCCGACCATTGTGTAGTGAGTTTATGTCCCTGTGGGCTGGattcaacaaaaaaaatatgaatatg AGTCGATTGGATGTGTACATGTCACATGCTCCCACAGGATCGTCAATCCAGAACATCCTGCATATAAAACAG CTTTACCGATCTGATGAATTCAGAGCTTATGACTGGGGAAGTGAAGCTGAAAATATGAAGCATTACAACCAG AGTCGCCCTCCCATCTATGACCTGACAGCCATGAAGGTGCCCACTGCCATTTGGGCTGGTGGACATGATGTCCTCATAACACCTCAAGATGTGGCCAGGATACTTCCCCAAATTACAAATCTACGCTACTTCAAACTCTTTCCAGATTGGAaccattttgattttgtttggggCCTTGATGCCCCTCAAAGACTGTACAGTAAAATCATAGGTTTGATGAGAGAATATCTCTAA